In the Flavobacterium sp. J372 genome, one interval contains:
- a CDS encoding alpha/beta hydrolase encodes MRILILLFLLLTISASSQKKPEDFGWRQIDFPYKNSVAKVIVRSKAGEESKPKPIFFWCQGSMPQPLIKYEDDGVYGILPFDEKDFLDNYHIVIVSKPGVPVSAHVSTLSKSLSYLENGNFTKEYAVNNHLAFYVERNNFIVKQLLKEPWVMKSGFVAAGHSEGTYIAAKMAATNKKVTKLIYSGGNPYGRILSILSQDRYKNTDTTTIDNWKSVVADKDNIIAQGNSDSNKTTYSFSLPIAEDILKLKIPVLISYGTKDWSTPYNDLLQTEAIRRGNKNITLLAYHNTEHNYFPVDDKMQPDHNVYNWEKVGADWAKWLKQ; translated from the coding sequence ATGAGGATACTGATATTATTATTTTTGCTGCTAACTATTTCTGCTTCATCTCAAAAAAAACCGGAAGATTTTGGCTGGAGGCAGATTGACTTTCCGTATAAAAATTCGGTAGCCAAAGTAATTGTGCGTTCAAAAGCTGGTGAAGAATCTAAGCCAAAGCCAATTTTTTTCTGGTGCCAGGGCTCTATGCCGCAACCGCTTATAAAGTACGAAGATGACGGCGTTTACGGAATTCTTCCCTTTGATGAAAAAGATTTCCTGGATAATTACCATATTGTGATCGTCAGCAAGCCCGGAGTTCCTGTGTCAGCACATGTGTCTACGCTCAGTAAAAGTCTTTCTTATCTTGAGAACGGAAACTTCACAAAAGAGTATGCTGTGAACAACCACCTTGCCTTTTATGTTGAGCGCAACAACTTCATTGTAAAACAACTTCTTAAAGAGCCATGGGTAATGAAATCAGGATTCGTGGCGGCAGGACATTCTGAAGGAACATACATCGCTGCAAAGATGGCGGCAACAAATAAGAAGGTTACAAAGCTTATTTACTCGGGTGGAAATCCGTACGGGAGAATACTGAGCATATTATCGCAAGACCGTTATAAGAATACTGATACCACAACTATTGATAACTGGAAAAGTGTTGTAGCTGATAAAGACAATATCATTGCCCAAGGCAACAGCGACAGCAATAAAACAACGTATAGCTTCTCACTACCAATTGCTGAGGATATTTTAAAACTTAAAATTCCTGTTCTGATAAGTTACGGCACAAAAGACTGGAGCACACCTTACAATGACCTGTTGCAGACTGAGGCAATCCGCAGGGGCAACAAAAATATCACCTTGCTGGCTTATCACAACACAGAGCATAATTACTTTCCTGTAGACGATAAAATGCAACCCGATCATAATGTGTATAATTGGGAAAAAGTTGGCGCCGACTGGGCAAAATGGCTAAAGCAATAA
- a CDS encoding 16S rRNA (uracil(1498)-N(3))-methyltransferase, whose amino-acid sequence MQLFYNPDIQQGDSSFIFDKEESRHIVKVLRKKEGDIIHISNGKGSLFTSEIIFASEKKCEVNITGVENFDPLQYYLHLAVAPTKMNDRYEWFLEKATEIGISEITPLICEHSERTIFKADRFEKILQSAMKQSLQYYLPKLNEPVPFKNFIADKKEGQLFIAHCEETDKKLLKTELQPKQKVTILIGPEGDFSTKEIELALSNNYIPVSLGNTRLRTETAAVVAAHSVAFVNEE is encoded by the coding sequence ATGCAACTATTTTATAATCCCGACATACAACAGGGCGACAGCAGCTTTATTTTTGATAAAGAAGAAAGCCGCCACATTGTTAAAGTACTGCGTAAAAAGGAAGGTGACATCATACACATTTCTAATGGTAAAGGCTCACTTTTTACTTCGGAAATCATATTTGCTTCGGAGAAGAAATGCGAAGTGAATATTACCGGCGTAGAAAATTTTGACCCACTTCAATATTACCTTCACCTTGCAGTAGCGCCGACTAAAATGAACGACCGTTACGAGTGGTTTTTGGAGAAAGCGACAGAAATAGGCATTAGTGAAATAACGCCGCTTATCTGTGAACACAGCGAACGCACCATCTTCAAAGCAGACCGGTTTGAGAAAATTCTTCAAAGCGCGATGAAACAATCTTTGCAATATTACCTGCCGAAATTGAACGAGCCGGTGCCATTCAAAAATTTCATTGCCGATAAAAAAGAAGGCCAGCTATTCATAGCCCATTGCGAAGAAACCGATAAAAAACTTTTGAAAACCGAATTGCAGCCGAAGCAGAAAGTAACCATTCTAATAGGCCCTGAGGGCGATTTTTCAACCAAGGAGATAGAACTGGCACTGTCGAACAATTATATACCCGTATCTTTAGGCAATACCCGCCTGCGTACAGAAACAGCTGCAGTCGTGGCAGCTCACAGCGTAGCATTTGTGAACGAAGAATAA
- a CDS encoding DUF2200 domain-containing protein: MNDKNNDRVRKMSFAVVYPHYITKAEKKGRNKAEVDEIIEWLTGYDGKALQEILDNKTNFGDFFANAKLHPNASMITGVICGYRVEDIEDTFMQQVRYLDKLVDELAKGKAMEKILRK, from the coding sequence ATGAACGATAAGAATAACGACCGCGTACGCAAAATGTCCTTCGCAGTTGTGTACCCACACTATATAACTAAGGCTGAGAAGAAAGGCCGCAACAAGGCAGAGGTTGATGAGATCATTGAATGGCTTACAGGTTATGATGGTAAGGCACTGCAGGAAATCCTTGACAATAAAACCAACTTTGGAGATTTCTTTGCCAATGCAAAACTGCATCCGAATGCTTCAATGATTACAGGCGTGATCTGCGGTTATCGCGTTGAAGATATTGAGGATACATTTATGCAGCAGGTTCGCTATCTTGATAAACTGGTAGATGAGCTGGCAAAAGGCAAAGCAATGGAGAAGATACTACGCAAATAA
- a CDS encoding DUF4159 domain-containing protein: protein MKKLHYILLLSPALLLAQEIAVLKYSGGGDWYGNPTALPNLAKFCNQNINTKIPAKTATVEVGSPDLFSYAFVHMTGHGNVVFSDNDVINLRNYLTSGGFLHVDDNYGMDKYIRRELKRIFPDKELVEVPANHKIFQGPFLFSGGLPKIHEHDNQRPQAFAIILEGRIVCLYTVETDLGDGWEDQEVHNDPREVREKALKMGANILHYAFTN from the coding sequence ATGAAAAAACTCCACTACATACTCCTTCTTTCTCCTGCCCTGCTTTTGGCGCAGGAAATCGCTGTGCTCAAATATTCAGGCGGCGGCGACTGGTACGGCAATCCTACTGCCCTGCCCAACCTGGCGAAATTCTGCAACCAGAATATCAATACAAAAATTCCGGCAAAGACCGCAACAGTTGAGGTTGGAAGCCCTGACCTCTTCTCTTATGCCTTTGTACATATGACAGGCCATGGCAACGTGGTTTTCAGTGATAATGATGTCATCAACCTGCGCAATTACCTAACATCCGGTGGATTTTTGCATGTAGATGATAATTATGGGATGGACAAGTACATTCGACGTGAGTTGAAACGAATTTTCCCCGACAAGGAACTTGTAGAAGTGCCTGCAAACCATAAAATATTCCAGGGTCCATTCTTGTTTTCAGGCGGTTTACCGAAGATTCATGAGCACGACAACCAAAGGCCCCAAGCGTTTGCAATAATCCTTGAGGGGCGCATTGTATGCCTCTACACCGTAGAAACTGACCTTGGTGACGGGTGGGAAGACCAGGAAGTACATAACGACCCGCGTGAAGTTCGCGAGAAAGCCCTGAAAATGGGTGCCAACATTTTACACTACGCATTTACGAACTAG
- a CDS encoding AI-2E family transporter: protein MVTSKIIANGIVRAVLIIAAIYVGLIFLFKIQNVLLYLFVALIVSMIASPIVYFLKRRLRFPHVVAVIVTLVFLLSLLAGFIYLFVPLIITQSENLSLLDTAKLQQDLNTLIAQVNDYFGIDTEKLLKESDLTSKLDFNFIPNLVNSILGIVSGFGVGLASVLFITFFFLKDRKLFTIGAKKILPEAHEDKIINSFRKINHLLSRYFIGLIVQMSILFVLYLIVLLIFGVENAFIIAFVTALLNIIPYIGPLIATALVLILTMLGHIGPESQGEMFSTTLYVFIGYCVAQFIDNNITTPLVFSNSVNSHPLEIFIVILASGFVFGVLGMIVAVPLYTAIKVVAKEFWPRNPVVRILTKDI, encoded by the coding sequence ATGGTAACTTCAAAAATTATTGCTAACGGAATTGTTCGTGCCGTACTTATAATAGCTGCTATTTATGTAGGCCTGATTTTCCTTTTCAAAATACAAAATGTGCTGCTATATCTTTTTGTAGCGCTTATTGTAAGCATGATAGCCAGCCCTATTGTTTATTTCCTTAAGCGCAGGCTGCGCTTTCCGCACGTTGTAGCCGTTATTGTAACACTTGTTTTTTTATTGTCTTTACTTGCCGGCTTCATCTATTTGTTTGTTCCCTTGATAATTACGCAAAGCGAGAACTTATCTTTACTTGATACTGCCAAACTTCAGCAGGATCTCAATACACTTATTGCACAGGTAAACGATTATTTCGGGATTGATACAGAGAAATTACTTAAGGAAAGTGACCTCACCTCTAAACTCGACTTTAATTTTATCCCGAACCTGGTTAACTCCATACTCGGCATAGTAAGCGGTTTTGGTGTAGGGTTAGCCTCGGTTTTATTCATAACTTTCTTTTTCCTTAAAGACCGTAAACTATTTACAATCGGAGCTAAAAAGATACTTCCCGAAGCCCATGAAGATAAGATAATCAATTCTTTCAGAAAGATAAATCATCTGCTAAGCCGTTATTTTATAGGACTTATAGTGCAGATGTCAATACTGTTTGTATTGTACCTGATTGTATTACTTATTTTTGGTGTAGAAAACGCCTTTATCATAGCCTTTGTAACAGCACTGCTAAACATAATTCCATACATAGGTCCGTTGATTGCTACAGCTTTAGTGCTTATCCTTACAATGCTCGGCCACATTGGGCCTGAATCTCAGGGAGAAATGTTCTCAACTACATTGTATGTATTTATAGGTTATTGCGTGGCACAGTTTATTGATAATAATATAACTACACCACTTGTATTCAGCAATAGCGTAAACTCTCACCCGCTAGAAATATTTATAGTAATTTTGGCCAGCGGCTTTGTGTTTGGGGTACTCGGCATGATCGTTGCGGTTCCGCTTTATACAGCCATAAAGGTAGTAGCCAAAGAATTCTGGCCGCGCAACCCTGTTGTGAGAATACTTACTAAAGATATTTAA
- a CDS encoding class I SAM-dependent methyltransferase, with product MFENLLAPEIQEFIRENSGQNPSSLALKKNPFPGNDWQAIISQIAAREKAKDKLPTWYDAENIIYPSKISVEQTSSETTAQFKAKLVSGENLIDLTGGFGVDDQYFAKVVNHVTHCELNPELSAIAAHNFKILGADNITCITGDSFETLKNSGQKWDWIYIDPSRRSDAKGKVFMLKDCLPNVPELLDIYLTYSNNILIKTAPILDISAGFSELSYVKSVYIVALNNEVKELLWHIERGFNDEPALHSINLEKGRTDSFTAPLQSDAVVHYANPLKYLYEPNAAIMKSGAFAEVAEQFDVKKLHPHSHLYTSDMIIDFPGRRFEVQQVIPYSKKEMKEFIQAKKMNVTVRNFPQTVEDIRKKWKISDGGETYTFFTTRMNNEKIVVLCAKI from the coding sequence TTGTTTGAAAATTTACTAGCGCCCGAAATACAAGAATTTATCCGGGAAAACTCAGGGCAAAATCCCTCCTCCCTTGCCCTGAAGAAAAATCCTTTTCCCGGCAACGATTGGCAAGCTATTATTAGCCAGATTGCCGCTCGTGAGAAGGCGAAAGATAAGCTGCCAACATGGTACGATGCGGAAAATATTATTTACCCTTCAAAAATTTCTGTAGAGCAGACATCATCTGAAACAACGGCTCAGTTTAAGGCCAAACTGGTTTCAGGTGAAAACCTGATAGACCTTACAGGTGGCTTTGGTGTTGACGATCAATACTTTGCCAAAGTTGTAAATCATGTTACTCATTGTGAACTTAACCCTGAATTATCAGCAATAGCAGCACATAATTTTAAAATTCTCGGGGCGGACAACATTACCTGCATTACCGGAGACAGTTTTGAAACACTTAAAAATTCAGGGCAAAAATGGGACTGGATATACATTGACCCATCACGCCGCAGTGATGCAAAAGGTAAAGTCTTTATGCTAAAAGACTGCCTGCCTAATGTGCCTGAACTGCTTGACATATATTTAACTTATAGCAACAACATCCTGATAAAGACCGCACCCATTCTCGACATTTCAGCCGGATTTAGTGAACTTAGTTATGTAAAGTCCGTTTACATTGTTGCGCTGAATAATGAAGTAAAAGAGCTTTTATGGCACATAGAACGAGGTTTTAATGATGAACCTGCCTTACATAGTATTAACCTTGAAAAAGGCCGTACAGACAGCTTTACAGCCCCGTTGCAAAGTGATGCGGTTGTCCACTACGCTAACCCGTTAAAATACTTATACGAGCCTAATGCTGCAATTATGAAATCGGGTGCATTTGCAGAAGTTGCCGAACAGTTTGATGTGAAAAAACTACACCCCCATTCACATCTTTATACTTCAGATATGATAATTGATTTCCCCGGAAGGAGATTTGAAGTACAGCAGGTTATTCCCTATTCAAAAAAGGAAATGAAAGAATTTATACAGGCAAAAAAAATGAACGTTACCGTTCGAAACTTTCCGCAAACTGTAGAAGACATCCGCAAAAAATGGAAAATAAGCGATGGCGGTGAGACTTATACATTTTTCACAACTCGTATGAACAATGAGAAAATTGTGGTACTTTGCGCCAAAATTTAA
- a CDS encoding site-specific integrase, with translation MRSKNTFGIQFIIRMPKPQKSNQATVYARITVNGRRAEISLKQKVEPKDWDDVRGRAKGKREEIIKLNSHIERVRVIIADGYNDLVQQRKAVTVDRVKSLFVGGEADTMTLSKLVAYHNQEATYKLALGTIKNYHTTQKYIERFLKEKYKRNDIALSELNYRFVMDFESYLAAYVPQDHQKPLKNNGIMKHIERLRKMVNLAITLDWLSKDPFASYKKHFDKVERECLSSEELSNLIKKQFTIQRLQQVRDMFLFSCYTGLAYIDLVELTNDNIVKGIDGGLWISISRAKTDTCVRVPLLPQAEVLIEKYRDDPRAQHSGTAFPVISNQRMNGYLKEIADICGITKKLTFHIARHTFATTVTLSNGVPIESVSKMLGHTSIRTTQIYAKVIESKLSEDMGKLCARLGNGI, from the coding sequence ATGAGAAGCAAAAACACCTTTGGTATCCAGTTTATTATCAGGATGCCAAAACCACAGAAAAGTAATCAGGCAACGGTATATGCCCGCATTACCGTTAACGGTCGCAGGGCTGAAATTTCCTTAAAGCAGAAAGTAGAACCTAAAGATTGGGATGATGTGAGGGGGCGTGCAAAGGGGAAGCGTGAAGAGATAATAAAACTCAATAGCCATATTGAGCGTGTGCGCGTAATCATAGCCGACGGCTATAATGACCTTGTTCAACAACGTAAAGCCGTAACGGTAGATAGAGTTAAGTCATTATTTGTTGGCGGCGAGGCAGATACAATGACATTGAGTAAACTTGTTGCGTATCATAATCAGGAAGCAACCTACAAGCTTGCACTGGGTACAATAAAGAATTATCACACTACGCAAAAGTACATAGAAAGGTTCCTTAAGGAGAAATACAAAAGAAATGATATTGCCCTCTCAGAGCTTAATTACCGCTTTGTAATGGACTTTGAAAGCTATCTTGCGGCCTATGTCCCCCAAGACCACCAAAAGCCCCTTAAGAACAATGGTATCATGAAACACATTGAGCGGCTTCGTAAGATGGTCAACCTTGCAATTACATTAGATTGGCTATCCAAAGATCCATTCGCGAGTTACAAAAAGCATTTTGACAAAGTGGAACGCGAATGCCTAAGCAGTGAGGAATTGTCTAATCTTATAAAAAAACAGTTTACCATTCAACGCCTGCAACAAGTTCGTGATATGTTTCTGTTTAGCTGTTATACAGGACTTGCCTATATTGATTTAGTGGAACTGACCAATGATAATATTGTTAAAGGTATTGATGGCGGACTTTGGATATCAATTAGCAGGGCGAAAACCGATACATGTGTTCGTGTGCCGCTTTTACCCCAAGCAGAGGTACTTATTGAAAAATATCGGGATGATCCGAGAGCGCAACATAGCGGAACAGCATTTCCTGTGATTTCCAATCAGCGTATGAACGGTTACCTAAAGGAAATTGCGGATATTTGCGGTATAACGAAAAAGCTAACATTCCACATCGCCCGTCATACTTTTGCCACTACTGTAACATTAAGCAACGGTGTGCCAATTGAAAGTGTTTCAAAAATGCTTGGACATACCAGTATTCGCACCACACAGATTTATGCCAAAGTAATAGAAAGTAAACTGAGTGAGGATATGGGCAAGCTCTGTGCTCGATTAGGAAATGGAATTTAA
- a CDS encoding transposase — protein MEKRKTYDRNFKFNAVKLGVERGLHKVSKELGIPSSNIYSWQKELQEFGTGSFCGSGYFKNPEQKEFSTLKKTGRIETSN, from the coding sequence ATGGAAAAACGTAAAACGTACGACCGTAATTTTAAATTTAACGCCGTCAAATTAGGGGTTGAAAGAGGTCTCCATAAAGTTTCAAAAGAGTTAGGTATACCATCTTCAAATATATACAGCTGGCAAAAGGAACTCCAAGAATTTGGAACGGGAAGTTTTTGCGGAAGTGGTTATTTTAAAAACCCCGAGCAAAAAGAATTTTCGACCTTAAAAAAAACTGGAAGAATTGAAACTTCAAATTGA
- a CDS encoding DDE-type integrase/transposase/recombinase encodes MKKLGLVSKLSTSNKSKYSSPFIPYNPCIFPNILNRQFNAEKPDQVWVSAITSIQTVTGLLFLTIIMDLYDRNIIGWSLSDRLMIKETSMPAWEMAVQDRTIKKELLFHSDRGPQYANKAFTRKLASYKCIKRSMSRKGNYLDNAIPRNFFTSLKSELVQSDDPVTKKQIEEALIASSRNCSK; translated from the coding sequence ATGAAAAAATTAGGCCTTGTGAGTAAGCTAAGCACCAGCAATAAATCCAAGTATAGTTCACCATTTATTCCTTACAATCCCTGTATTTTTCCTAACATTCTAAACCGGCAATTTAACGCTGAAAAACCTGATCAGGTTTGGGTCTCGGCTATAACGAGCATTCAAACAGTAACAGGACTTTTATTCCTAACAATTATCATGGACTTATATGACCGGAACATTATTGGATGGAGCCTCAGCGACAGACTAATGATAAAAGAAACGTCGATGCCAGCTTGGGAAATGGCCGTTCAGGATCGTACAATAAAGAAAGAATTACTATTCCATTCAGACAGAGGACCACAGTATGCGAATAAAGCATTTACCCGTAAACTAGCCTCATATAAATGTATTAAGCGCAGTATGAGCCGGAAGGGAAATTATTTAGATAATGCTATACCAAGGAACTTTTTTACCTCCCTTAAGTCTGAACTTGTACAATCAGACGATCCTGTGACAAAAAAACAAATTGAAGAAGCATTGATAGCCTCCTCCAGAAATTGCTCCAAATAA
- a CDS encoding IS3 family transposase: protein MIKKYDRAFKEHAVKLSYERGKGQIVVIERELGITPSCLNRWRQDFEKYGAGSFCGTGYLKLTPNQSVITELENKIKDSEVALEILKRGTGSVTQGKIATKQFIEENKGKFSILKMCAVLGVSRTTYYRRKKQELSDTESRIILLKQEIVSIFNEHKQTYGCRKITKELHKRGFKIQSAQVTSYMRMLGLRCKTKRKYKPTTDSNHNHYTFPNVLNRQFTVDAPAKAWVSDITYIQTVRGFVYLTIIMDLFDRKIIGWNLSNRMKTKETTLPAWEMAVKNRKITKDLIFHSDKGVQYANKIFCKALNAHKFVRQSMSRKQNHNDNAVCESFFRSFKLELLNGSTLLARKQMKVEVDDYIENWYNKKRRHSFLDYKTIEEFDRINNLI from the coding sequence ATGATAAAAAAATATGACCGTGCTTTTAAGGAGCATGCTGTTAAATTAAGTTATGAACGAGGCAAGGGACAAATTGTCGTTATTGAACGAGAACTCGGAATTACACCGAGTTGCCTGAACAGATGGCGGCAGGATTTTGAAAAATATGGGGCAGGAAGTTTCTGCGGGACAGGTTATTTAAAATTAACACCCAACCAATCTGTAATTACTGAACTCGAAAATAAAATTAAAGACTCAGAAGTTGCTCTGGAAATTTTAAAGCGAGGCACCGGATCTGTTACTCAGGGAAAAATAGCAACCAAACAATTCATTGAAGAAAATAAAGGTAAATTTTCAATTTTAAAAATGTGTGCTGTATTGGGCGTGTCGAGAACTACCTATTACCGCAGGAAGAAACAGGAATTATCAGATACAGAATCCCGAATAATTTTACTCAAACAAGAGATTGTCTCCATATTTAATGAACATAAGCAAACTTATGGATGCAGAAAAATTACAAAAGAGCTTCACAAACGGGGATTTAAGATACAGAGTGCGCAGGTCACCAGTTATATGAGAATGCTTGGCCTACGTTGTAAAACCAAGAGGAAGTATAAGCCGACCACCGATTCAAATCACAACCATTATACATTTCCTAATGTTTTAAACAGGCAATTTACTGTTGATGCGCCCGCCAAGGCATGGGTTTCAGACATCACATATATCCAAACGGTGAGAGGTTTCGTATATCTAACTATTATTATGGACTTGTTTGATAGAAAAATTATTGGATGGAATCTAAGTAATAGAATGAAGACTAAAGAAACTACTTTGCCTGCTTGGGAAATGGCGGTTAAAAACAGAAAAATTACGAAGGATTTGATTTTTCATTCCGATAAAGGGGTTCAATATGCCAATAAGATTTTCTGTAAGGCTTTAAATGCTCACAAGTTCGTCAGGCAGAGTATGAGCCGCAAACAAAACCATAATGATAATGCCGTCTGCGAAAGTTTTTTCAGGTCTTTTAAGTTGGAATTACTTAATGGAAGTACACTTTTGGCAAGAAAACAAATGAAAGTCGAAGTAGATGATTATATCGAAAATTGGTACAATAAAAAAAGAAGGCATTCATTTTTGGACTACAAGACCATCGAAGAATTTGATCGAATCAATAATTTAATCTGA
- a CDS encoding site-specific integrase — translation MNQQKQIFEVIDLWKADKKQYVKKSSFSAYILLIENHLLPNFGDKREVQEADVQLFVFQKLNNGLSQKTIKDILIVLKMILKFGAKRKFLNYTPFDIQFPTDREKQSIDVLSRSDQKKIMNYIQEHFTFRNLGVYICLSAGIRIGEICALTWEDIDTDNGIINVRRTIQRIYNIDDGLRKTELILDTPKTKNSIRDIPLNKDLLKILKPFKKIVNPSFFVLTNDAKPTEPRTYRSYYKTLMKDLGMPDLKFHGLRHSFATRCIESNCDYKTVSVLLGHSNISTTLNLYVHPNMEQKRKQLNKCSKL, via the coding sequence ATGAATCAACAAAAGCAAATTTTCGAAGTAATTGATCTGTGGAAAGCAGACAAAAAGCAGTATGTAAAGAAATCAAGTTTTTCAGCCTACATACTATTAATTGAAAACCATTTATTGCCTAATTTTGGTGATAAAAGGGAAGTACAGGAGGCTGATGTACAATTATTTGTGTTTCAGAAATTGAATAATGGTTTAAGTCAAAAGACAATCAAAGATATTTTGATTGTATTAAAAATGATCTTAAAATTCGGAGCAAAAAGAAAATTTTTAAATTACACACCTTTCGATATTCAATTTCCCACAGATCGTGAAAAACAAAGTATTGACGTTTTGAGTCGAAGTGACCAGAAAAAAATAATGAACTATATTCAAGAACACTTCACATTTCGAAATCTGGGAGTTTATATTTGTTTAAGTGCCGGTATTCGTATTGGAGAAATCTGCGCTCTCACATGGGAGGATATTGATACTGATAACGGAATAATTAACGTCAGGCGAACGATACAACGAATTTATAATATAGATGATGGTTTACGGAAAACAGAGTTGATTTTGGACACTCCAAAAACTAAAAACTCGATTCGCGACATACCTTTAAATAAAGATCTTTTAAAAATACTTAAGCCTTTCAAGAAGATAGTTAACCCTTCATTTTTTGTCTTGACAAATGATGCTAAACCGACTGAACCAAGAACCTATAGAAGTTACTATAAAACTCTTATGAAAGACTTAGGCATGCCAGATCTTAAATTTCATGGACTAAGACATAGTTTTGCAACCAGATGTATAGAAAGCAATTGTGATTACAAAACAGTTAGTGTTTTATTGGGCCATTCTAACATAAGTACAACTTTAAATCTTTATGTTCATCCTAATATGGAACAAAAAAGAAAGCAATTGAACAAATGTTCAAAGCTTTAA
- a CDS encoding restriction endonuclease subunit S, which produces MRFPGFEGEWEVKKLVDVAKIIGGGTPDTNIEEYWNGNIQWFTPSEIKSSFVTKSNRTITELGLKRSSAKLLPKGTILLTTRATIGEVAIANEQCSTNQGFQSLIVNDTTNNIFISNWIKHNKNEFIKRANGSTFSEISRSEIEDIEVFIPSINEQEKIASLLSLIDERIQTQSKIIEQLETLIKGLSEKLFSQKLRLRGFTQEWTTKSGDEIFTNISNKNHDSDLPILAVTQEYGAIPRNLIDYNVTVTEESVSGYKVVEKGDFIISLRSFQGGIEYSEYDGICSPAYVILRPVIPVDRTFYKYYLKTGSYIINLNKRLEGIRDGKMISYKYFSEILLPFPSHKEQTAIAKFLSSIDGKRRMEKSLLDGYQSQKRYLLQNLFI; this is translated from the coding sequence TTGAGATTCCCTGGGTTTGAGGGGGAATGGGAAGTGAAAAAATTGGTAGATGTTGCAAAAATTATTGGAGGCGGAACTCCAGACACAAACATTGAAGAATATTGGAATGGCAACATCCAATGGTTTACACCAAGCGAGATAAAATCGAGTTTTGTTACAAAAAGCAACAGGACAATTACAGAATTAGGTTTAAAAAGGTCATCTGCAAAATTATTGCCCAAGGGAACAATTCTGTTAACAACAAGGGCTACAATTGGCGAAGTTGCTATTGCCAATGAACAGTGCTCTACGAACCAAGGATTTCAATCTTTGATAGTGAACGATACAACAAATAATATTTTCATATCTAATTGGATTAAACATAATAAAAATGAGTTCATTAAACGAGCTAATGGTTCTACTTTTTCAGAAATAAGTAGATCAGAGATAGAAGATATCGAGGTGTTTATTCCATCAATTAATGAGCAGGAAAAAATAGCGAGCCTTTTATCATTAATTGACGAAAGAATCCAAACCCAAAGCAAAATAATTGAACAATTAGAAACCTTAATTAAAGGGCTAAGTGAAAAGCTGTTTTCTCAGAAACTGAGGCTACGAGGATTTACGCAAGAATGGACGACGAAAAGCGGAGATGAAATATTTACAAATATTTCAAATAAAAATCATGATTCAGACCTACCCATTCTAGCTGTAACACAAGAATATGGGGCAATTCCAAGAAACTTAATTGACTACAATGTAACTGTCACAGAAGAAAGTGTTAGTGGCTACAAAGTTGTTGAAAAAGGAGATTTCATTATTAGCCTAAGATCTTTTCAAGGAGGTATAGAATATTCTGAATATGACGGAATTTGTAGCCCTGCATATGTTATCTTACGCCCTGTAATTCCTGTAGACAGAACTTTTTATAAATATTACTTAAAAACTGGTAGTTACATAATAAATCTTAATAAGAGGTTGGAAGGAATCAGGGATGGGAAGATGATAAGTTATAAATATTTCTCAGAAATACTATTACCTTTTCCATCTCACAAAGAACAAACAGCTATAGCCAAATTTCTTTCTTCAATCGACGGTAAAAGGCGGATGGAGAAAAGTTTGTTAGATGGATATCAATCTCAAAAGCGATATTTATTACAAAACCTATTTATATAA